The following proteins are encoded in a genomic region of Euryarchaeota archaeon:
- a CDS encoding 3-hydroxyacyl-CoA dehydrogenase family protein, translated as MRIVAVLGAGTMGRGIAHVAAQSGYAVLIRDVKQEFLDRGLAAVKADLDKGVLLGKITDEDRKRVTCNMTPTLSLEEAARQADLVIEAVPEDVPLKHSTYREMAPFLQPHAMLGTNTSSLSINELATGVSRPDRFVGIHFFNPVRAMKLVEVVYGAKTSKETISLAVEFAGSLGKDAIIVKDSPGFATSRLGVVIGLEAMRMLEEGVASAADIDKAMRLGYNHPMGPLELSDLVGLDVRLAIAVNLHQRFKNDRYAPPEILKRLVREGKLGKKSGEGFYKD; from the coding sequence ATCAGGATAGTCGCGGTCCTCGGCGCCGGCACGATGGGGCGCGGCATCGCGCACGTCGCGGCCCAGTCGGGTTACGCTGTCCTCATACGGGACGTGAAGCAGGAGTTTCTTGACCGCGGCCTCGCGGCCGTGAAGGCGGACCTCGACAAGGGGGTCCTACTTGGAAAGATCACCGACGAGGACCGCAAGCGCGTGACTTGCAACATGACGCCGACGCTATCGCTTGAGGAGGCGGCGAGACAGGCCGACCTCGTCATCGAGGCCGTGCCCGAGGACGTTCCGTTGAAGCATTCGACGTACCGCGAGATGGCGCCGTTCCTCCAACCGCACGCGATGCTCGGCACGAACACGAGTAGCCTTAGCATCAACGAACTCGCGACCGGCGTCTCGCGCCCCGACCGCTTCGTCGGCATCCACTTCTTCAACCCCGTGCGGGCGATGAAGCTCGTCGAGGTGGTGTACGGGGCGAAGACCTCGAAGGAGACGATCTCTTTAGCCGTCGAGTTCGCCGGTAGCCTAGGCAAGGACGCGATAATCGTGAAGGACTCGCCGGGATTCGCCACTTCGCGTCTCGGCGTCGTCATCGGGCTCGAAGCGATGCGCATGCTCGAAGAGGGTGTTGCGTCGGCCGCCGACATCGACAAGGCGATGCGGCTCGGCTACAACCACCCGATGGGCCCGCTCGAACTCAGCGACCTCGTCGGGCTTGACGTGAGGCTCGCGATCGCGGTGAACCTACACCAGAGGTTCAAGAACGACAGGTACGCGCCGCCGGAGATCTTGAAGCGCTTGGTCCGCGAGGGAAAGCTCGGAAAGAAGAGCGGGGAAGGGTTCTACAAGGATTAG